In Solobacterium moorei, a single genomic region encodes these proteins:
- a CDS encoding methyltransferase domain-containing protein → MYNEQSYYARMRSTMSDKLSALDGQVQKGMCVLDFGSGPSEDVYEYVRYFEANYYALDNSRQVQMLLEEKGIRCIDLAFLKSTDMKFDIIFMSSVFHELLSYLSRNEAANTMNVVLSHLSENGKLIIRDWCAPEDKTLARVEVIPTKIEEVKQWIKELSEHAIFLSEVVVKGNTIQASVDDLYNILLHVTWGQQSILRESNESYLVDSASIKQFILNGNQNIKLVSQQAYYQSDYTNYLLNYFKDVEIFVKQYHICTKQVLVLQKA, encoded by the coding sequence ATGTATAATGAACAATCATACTATGCACGCATGCGTTCAACGATGAGTGATAAGTTAAGTGCTTTGGATGGTCAAGTTCAAAAAGGGATGTGTGTATTGGACTTTGGATCAGGGCCAAGTGAAGATGTATATGAATATGTACGTTATTTTGAAGCGAATTATTATGCGCTAGATAATTCGAGACAGGTACAGATGTTACTGGAAGAAAAGGGGATTCGTTGTATTGATCTTGCGTTTTTGAAGAGTACGGATATGAAATTCGATATTATCTTTATGTCGAGTGTATTCCATGAATTACTTTCGTATCTTTCACGTAACGAAGCAGCGAACACAATGAATGTGGTGCTTTCCCATTTGAGTGAAAATGGAAAGCTAATTATTCGGGATTGGTGTGCACCTGAAGATAAAACCCTTGCTAGAGTTGAAGTGATTCCGACAAAGATAGAAGAAGTGAAACAATGGATCAAGGAGCTTTCTGAACACGCAATCTTTTTATCTGAAGTTGTTGTGAAAGGAAACACAATCCAAGCAAGTGTAGATGATTTGTACAATATCTTATTACACGTAACTTGGGGACAGCAGTCCATCTTACGTGAGAGCAATGAATCCTATTTGGTTGATAGTGCATCGATCAAACAGTTTATTCTAAATGGCAATCAGAATATTAAGCTAGTAAGTCAACAAGCATATTACCAATCGGATTATACAAATTATTTGTTAAACTATTTTAAGGATGTAGAGATATTTGTAAAACAATATCATATTTGTACAAAACAAGTTTTAGTTCTCCAGAAAGCATGA
- a CDS encoding fructose bisphosphate aldolase, with amino-acid sequence MNQQQLKRMHSDLGFIAALDQSGGSTPKALLAYGLDQTAYANDEEMFDCVHQMRTRIIKTPSFNKDGILAAILFENTMDRTIDGKYTADYLWQEKGIVPILKIDKGLAEEKNHVKLMKPIPNLAETLKHAVEDRHIFGTKERSVIYDYDEQGIRDIIAQQFDIALQVWHAGAVAIIEPEVDIHNPHKAESEAFMLEVIKEHLAKLDSDVKVMFKLTIPTVNNLYADLMKDPHVVRVVALSGGYSQEEACHLLSLNHGMIASFSRAFAQDLRYQQTDEEFDATVKAAIAKIYAASIA; translated from the coding sequence ATGAATCAACAACAATTAAAACGAATGCATTCAGATTTAGGATTTATTGCTGCCTTGGACCAATCTGGTGGATCAACACCAAAAGCTTTACTCGCATATGGATTAGACCAGACAGCTTATGCAAATGACGAGGAGATGTTTGACTGTGTACATCAAATGCGTACACGTATCATCAAAACACCATCCTTCAACAAAGACGGTATCTTAGCCGCAATTCTATTCGAGAATACAATGGATCGTACAATTGATGGCAAATATACCGCTGACTATTTATGGCAAGAGAAAGGAATTGTTCCAATCTTAAAGATCGACAAAGGTTTGGCTGAAGAAAAGAACCACGTCAAACTGATGAAGCCAATCCCAAATCTTGCGGAAACACTCAAACACGCCGTCGAAGATCGTCATATCTTTGGGACGAAAGAGCGTTCTGTTATCTACGATTACGATGAACAAGGTATTCGCGATATCATCGCTCAACAGTTTGATATTGCCCTACAGGTATGGCATGCTGGTGCAGTCGCAATTATTGAACCGGAAGTAGATATCCATAATCCACACAAGGCAGAATCTGAAGCCTTTATGTTAGAAGTCATCAAGGAACATCTTGCAAAATTGGATTCTGATGTAAAAGTGATGTTTAAGTTGACAATTCCAACTGTGAATAACTTATACGCTGATTTAATGAAGGATCCACATGTAGTACGTGTCGTTGCACTATCTGGTGGATACTCACAAGAGGAAGCTTGCCACTTACTCTCACTCAACCACGGTATGATTGCGTCCTTCTCACGTGCCTTTGCACAAGATCTACGCTACCAACAGACAGACGAAGAATTTGATGCAACTGTAAAAGCAGCTATCGCCAAAATCTACGCAGCTTCTATCGCATAA
- a CDS encoding acyl carrier protein — translation MEELLEILNDIKDDADFEHCTTLIDDAVLDSFDILSIISALNDHYDIQIPASDIVPANFNSAAALLAMVQRLQAE, via the coding sequence ATGGAAGAACTATTAGAAATTTTAAACGATATTAAAGATGATGCGGATTTTGAACACTGCACAACATTGATTGATGATGCTGTATTAGATTCATTTGATATTTTATCAATCATCAGTGCTTTGAATGATCATTATGACATTCAGATTCCAGCATCTGATATTGTACCAGCAAACTTCAATAGTGCTGCTGCGTTACTTGCAATGGTACAAAGATTACAAGCTGAATAA
- a CDS encoding class Ib ribonucleoside-diphosphate reductase assembly flavoprotein NrdI, translated as MKIVFATRMGNTDELVRQKLGYTDAMLIVDGSEKVDGDYVLFTYTDGYGEVPGVVESFLENNKAGLKGVVATGSMARHADTFAAAGDKIVKDFGGVLIAKVDVQGTEEDHAKIKSAIAAL; from the coding sequence ATGAAAATCGTTTTTGCGACAAGAATGGGAAATACAGATGAATTAGTAAGACAGAAGTTAGGCTATACAGATGCGATGTTAATCGTGGACGGTAGTGAAAAGGTTGATGGAGATTATGTACTCTTCACATATACGGATGGTTATGGGGAAGTTCCAGGTGTAGTTGAAAGCTTCCTAGAAAACAATAAGGCTGGCCTAAAGGGTGTTGTGGCGACTGGTTCTATGGCTCGTCATGCGGACACATTCGCTGCGGCTGGTGATAAGATTGTGAAGGACTTTGGTGGTGTATTAATTGCTAAGGTTGATGTTCAGGGAACTGAAGAAGACCACGCTAAGATCAAGTCTGCGATTGCGGCTTTATAA
- a CDS encoding MATE family efflux transporter produces the protein MLKNIAREHYIEAIRMAWPAVLESVFVSLAGIIDTLMVSSMGTYAVAATGLILQPKYLSLSFFFAINVAVSALVARRLGQNNRRNANQVLVTALVIVLLLCIVLTVLTVIFADPLIAICGSNVDTHESAVIYFRVIQIGMIFNVLSLVINAAQRGAGNTKIAMVTNVTSSIVNIIFNYLLIGGNFGFPKWGLFGAAFATVLGTVFACGMSIHSLFKKDSYVSIPYILEEKIKPNFWSFNAIQKLGANILFENWAMRVGFMTTAVLAARLGTDQFAAYQVGMNILSLGFAFGDGMQVAAVSLIGKSLGQQKPDLAKTYGHACQLIGVVISVVFAVVLLVGGRTLNQFFFADETVIEMGVMIARFVAIIVLFQISQIIYGGCLRGAGDVKYTLFVALISVAIIRPILTWVLTSVFSLGLVGIWLGVLSDQLTRFTLLRIRFHQGKWVEYKI, from the coding sequence GTGTCTCTTGCGGGTATTATCGATACACTCATGGTTTCCTCTATGGGTACATATGCAGTAGCGGCTACAGGGTTGATCCTTCAACCAAAGTATCTAAGTCTTAGCTTCTTCTTTGCGATTAACGTAGCAGTATCTGCCTTAGTTGCGCGAAGACTTGGACAGAATAATCGTCGAAACGCAAATCAGGTATTAGTGACTGCACTAGTAATCGTATTGTTGTTGTGTATTGTGTTAACAGTTTTGACAGTGATTTTTGCCGATCCGTTAATTGCGATATGTGGTTCGAATGTGGATACGCATGAGAGTGCAGTGATTTACTTTAGGGTGATACAGATCGGAATGATCTTCAATGTATTATCACTGGTAATCAATGCGGCACAACGTGGTGCAGGTAACACGAAGATTGCGATGGTCACAAATGTTACATCATCCATCGTGAATATTATCTTCAATTATCTATTGATTGGTGGTAACTTTGGGTTTCCTAAATGGGGGCTATTTGGCGCAGCATTTGCGACGGTACTAGGTACTGTTTTTGCGTGTGGTATGAGTATTCACTCGCTATTTAAGAAAGATAGTTATGTATCGATACCTTATATTCTTGAAGAGAAAATCAAACCGAATTTTTGGTCATTCAATGCGATTCAAAAGTTGGGTGCGAATATTCTCTTTGAAAACTGGGCCATGCGTGTAGGCTTTATGACGACTGCTGTGCTTGCGGCAAGACTGGGTACTGACCAGTTTGCGGCATATCAGGTTGGTATGAATATCTTGTCGTTGGGCTTTGCGTTTGGTGATGGTATGCAAGTGGCAGCGGTATCGTTAATTGGTAAGAGTCTTGGACAACAGAAACCAGACCTTGCGAAGACCTATGGGCATGCATGTCAGTTAATCGGTGTGGTAATATCGGTTGTATTTGCGGTGGTCTTGTTAGTGGGCGGAAGAACACTGAATCAGTTCTTCTTTGCGGATGAAACCGTAATCGAGATGGGTGTTATGATTGCTCGCTTTGTGGCAATTATTGTACTATTTCAGATATCACAAATTATTTATGGTGGATGCTTAAGAGGTGCAGGTGATGTAAAATATACATTGTTTGTGGCACTGATTAGTGTCGCTATCATCCGACCAATTTTAACCTGGGTATTAACCTCCGTATTCTCACTTGGCTTGGTGGGCATTTGGTTGGGTGTATTATCGGATCAGTTGACAAGATTTACGTTACTACGAATTCGTTTCCATCAAGGGAAATGGGTAGAGTATAAGATATAG
- the msrB gene encoding peptide-methionine (R)-S-oxide reductase MsrB produces the protein MNEKIRKNILETEYNKPSKEELKEKLTALQYEVTQNAKTERPYQNEYDDLFRKGIYVDIVSGEPLFLSTDKFNSGCGWPAFSKPIIPEVITEKVDLQFGMIRTEVRSRYADSHLGHVFTDGPRDKGGLRYCINSSSLRFIPVEKMEAEGYGSYIELLDK, from the coding sequence ATGAACGAAAAAATTAGAAAAAATATATTAGAAACAGAATACAATAAACCTTCAAAAGAAGAGCTAAAAGAGAAGTTGACCGCGTTACAGTATGAAGTAACGCAGAATGCGAAGACAGAACGCCCGTATCAAAATGAGTATGATGATTTATTTCGGAAGGGTATCTATGTGGACATTGTTTCGGGAGAACCATTATTCTTGTCCACAGATAAGTTCAATTCTGGTTGTGGATGGCCAGCATTTTCTAAACCAATTATTCCAGAAGTGATTACTGAGAAGGTTGATTTACAGTTTGGCATGATTCGTACAGAGGTGCGTAGTCGTTATGCGGACAGTCATCTAGGACATGTCTTCACAGATGGTCCGCGTGATAAGGGTGGTTTGCGTTACTGTATTAATAGTTCTTCCTTGCGCTTTATTCCAGTTGAAAAGATGGAAGCAGAAGGTTATGGCAGTTATATAGAACTTTTAGATAAATAA
- the pyrR gene encoding bifunctional pyr operon transcriptional regulator/uracil phosphoribosyltransferase PyrR, with protein sequence MELITELMDQAQIERSLTRIAHEIIERDSSSPNVCLVGIKRRGIPLAHKLAENIKKYTSVELPVGEVDISLYRDDLTELSEAPKTTNIILPDNIQDYVVILVDDVIYTGRTIRAAIDAVFSHGRPKAIQLAVLIDRGHRELPIRPDFVGKNVPTSRDELIDVSIDGIDDETVVKLYKL encoded by the coding sequence ATGGAACTGATTACAGAACTCATGGATCAAGCACAAATAGAGCGTTCCCTAACACGTATCGCTCATGAGATTATTGAACGAGATAGTTCATCTCCCAATGTATGTTTAGTCGGCATCAAACGTCGTGGGATTCCACTAGCACATAAGCTGGCAGAAAACATCAAGAAATATACAAGTGTTGAACTTCCTGTTGGTGAAGTGGACATCTCTTTATATCGAGATGATCTGACGGAACTAAGCGAAGCGCCAAAGACAACCAACATCATTTTACCTGATAATATTCAAGACTATGTTGTAATCCTTGTGGATGATGTTATCTACACTGGCAGAACGATTCGTGCTGCGATTGACGCGGTATTCTCGCATGGTCGCCCAAAGGCAATACAACTTGCAGTACTGATTGACCGTGGTCATCGTGAATTACCAATACGACCAGACTTTGTTGGTAAGAATGTCCCAACCTCTCGTGATGAACTCATTGATGTTTCCATCGATGGTATCGATGATGAAACAGTTGTAAAACTCTATAAACTATAA
- a CDS encoding MBOAT family O-acyltransferase, with translation MNLSYNALGYLVIFLPITMLLYQIMKQKYRWIVLLLANLVFFGVWSQWLVVYCLATTLITFFIGKKLGAMKKAPDGVDKKVFKKQKRRILTAGILLNFAVLLGLKYTNFFATGIFAVFQQSFTPLKILVPIGISYYTLQLVSYLADINSGKIEPVQCYAKLLLFATFFPTLVEGPIARFSEIGEALTEGKPIEQENMIIGFERILWGLFKKVAIADHLAPVVSSIFSSHDSSGGLVLVVAIFCTIQLYMDFSGSIDIAIGSARIFGIVLPENFTQPFFAKGASDFWHRWHITLGTFFRDYIFYPVSLSKPVMKLTKWCKKHLGKTVAKYIGPAIALFCVWISNGLWHGPQWNYILYGIYYFILIFVELFMEKPTENFCKKFHINQNGFGYRIFRFVKLMFIVCFGEMVFAASSGEQIVTMIQSLFTRFDWADAWSTIPYLGMDAWDYITVGVAFVIVVIVDVLKEIGYPIRKVFESKPLVIRWSILYLVIFYIIFFGAYGPGYDIIKMMYAGF, from the coding sequence ATGAATTTATCGTATAACGCTTTAGGTTATTTAGTTATATTTCTGCCGATTACGATGTTGTTATATCAGATTATGAAACAGAAGTATCGATGGATTGTGCTGTTACTGGCAAATCTGGTCTTCTTTGGAGTCTGGTCGCAGTGGTTGGTAGTATATTGTTTGGCTACAACCCTGATTACCTTCTTCATCGGTAAGAAGTTAGGTGCGATGAAAAAGGCACCGGATGGTGTAGATAAAAAGGTATTTAAGAAACAGAAGAGACGTATTTTAACAGCTGGAATCTTGTTGAACTTTGCGGTGTTATTAGGACTCAAGTATACAAACTTTTTTGCGACAGGAATCTTTGCGGTGTTCCAGCAATCATTTACACCGTTAAAGATTTTGGTTCCAATTGGAATTAGTTACTATACATTACAGCTTGTTTCGTATCTTGCGGATATTAATAGTGGAAAGATTGAACCAGTACAGTGCTACGCAAAGTTATTGTTGTTTGCGACATTTTTTCCAACACTGGTGGAAGGTCCTATTGCTCGTTTCTCTGAGATTGGTGAAGCTTTGACAGAAGGAAAGCCGATTGAACAGGAGAATATGATTATTGGATTTGAGCGTATTCTGTGGGGATTATTCAAGAAAGTTGCGATTGCGGACCATTTGGCACCTGTCGTATCTTCAATCTTTTCATCACATGATTCATCAGGTGGACTTGTGCTTGTTGTCGCAATCTTTTGTACGATTCAGCTCTATATGGATTTTTCAGGATCCATCGATATTGCGATTGGTAGTGCAAGAATCTTCGGTATCGTATTACCAGAGAACTTTACACAGCCTTTCTTTGCCAAAGGGGCATCGGATTTCTGGCATCGTTGGCATATTACATTAGGTACATTCTTTAGAGATTATATCTTCTATCCAGTATCACTCTCGAAGCCTGTGATGAAGTTGACCAAGTGGTGTAAAAAGCATCTCGGTAAGACAGTCGCGAAGTATATTGGACCTGCAATTGCATTGTTCTGTGTATGGATATCAAATGGTTTGTGGCATGGTCCACAGTGGAATTACATTCTGTATGGTATTTACTACTTCATCTTGATATTCGTAGAATTATTTATGGAGAAACCAACCGAGAACTTCTGCAAGAAGTTCCATATTAACCAAAACGGATTTGGTTATCGTATCTTCCGTTTTGTAAAGTTAATGTTTATTGTATGTTTTGGTGAGATGGTCTTTGCGGCTTCTTCTGGAGAACAGATTGTCACGATGATACAATCCCTATTTACACGCTTTGATTGGGCGGATGCCTGGTCAACTATTCCGTATCTTGGTATGGATGCGTGGGATTACATTACAGTTGGGGTTGCGTTTGTGATTGTGGTGATTGTGGATGTCTTAAAAGAAATCGGTTATCCAATTCGCAAAGTATTTGAATCAAAACCACTCGTTATACGGTGGAGTATTCTGTATCTTGTGATATTCTATATTATATTCTTCGGTGCGTATGGACCGGGATATGATATTATCAAAATGATGTACGCTGGATTCTAG
- a CDS encoding ECF transporter S component, whose translation MGNKTRIQKMTILSMFIAIELIMAMTPIGYLSLGAISITTMHIPVIFAGILLGPSEGAILGFVFGMTSFLKATFAPTITSFCFSPFYSVGDIHGNFWSLLIAFAPRILLGYLSGLLYTTFKKAKKNNFIAESIVAIGMTLLHTLMVMGMIWFFFGQVYANVTGLAVSTVIITVITSNGILEMIVAGIIIPTMMRVLRPVLDKLELGK comes from the coding sequence ATGGGTAATAAAACAAGAATTCAAAAAATGACAATTCTGAGTATGTTTATTGCGATTGAGCTCATCATGGCAATGACACCTATTGGTTATCTTAGCTTAGGTGCGATTTCCATTACTACAATGCATATACCAGTCATCTTTGCGGGTATCTTACTGGGACCATCAGAAGGCGCAATCTTGGGCTTTGTATTTGGGATGACTAGCTTTTTAAAGGCAACCTTCGCACCAACGATTACGAGTTTCTGCTTTTCACCATTCTATTCAGTAGGTGATATTCATGGGAATTTCTGGAGTTTACTCATTGCGTTTGCGCCACGTATCCTATTAGGATATCTTTCTGGTTTGTTGTATACCACATTTAAGAAAGCTAAGAAGAATAACTTTATCGCAGAATCTATCGTTGCGATTGGTATGACCTTATTGCATACGCTTATGGTCATGGGGATGATATGGTTCTTCTTCGGTCAGGTTTACGCAAATGTAACGGGATTGGCCGTATCAACAGTAATTATTACTGTAATTACAAGCAATGGTATCTTAGAGATGATTGTGGCAGGCATTATCATTCCTACAATGATGCGTGTTCTTCGTCCAGTATTAGATAAATTAGAGTTAGGAAAATAA